Proteins encoded in a region of the Bacillus sp. T3 genome:
- the sspI gene encoding small acid-soluble spore protein SspI: MNLNLRHAIIQNVSGNSQDELRDTIVDAIQNGEEKMLPGLGVLFEVIWQTASEDDRVEMLQMLESGLKK, from the coding sequence ATGAATTTAAATTTACGTCATGCTATTATACAAAATGTATCAGGGAACTCACAGGATGAGCTTCGTGACACGATTGTCGATGCGATTCAAAATGGTGAGGAAAAGATGCTACCTGGTCTTGGCGTTTTATTTGAAGTAATTTGGCAAACAGCCTCAGAGGATGATCGTGTTGAAATGTTACAGATGCTTGAGAGTGGGTTAAAGAAGTAA
- the pheS gene encoding phenylalanine--tRNA ligase subunit alpha produces MQERLQELQTEALEKIEQAANLKELNDIRVSYLGKKGPITEVLRGMGKLSAEERPKMGALVNEVREEIASKIEAKQQHLEAAAINERLAAETIDVTLPGRPVKTGNHHPLTRIIEEIEDLFVGMGYTIAEGPEVESDYYNFEALNLPKGHPARDMQDSFYITEDILLRTHTSPMQARTMEKKQGKGPVKIICPGKVYRRDNDDATHSHQFMQIEGLVVDENIRMSDLKGTLDVFAKKMFGEDREIRLRPSFFPFTEPSVEVDISCKICSGKGCNVCKGTGWIEVLGAGMVHPNVLEMAGFDSKKYTGFAFGMGAERIAMLKYGVDDIRHYYTNDIRFLKQFSLHESL; encoded by the coding sequence ATGCAGGAAAGATTACAGGAACTGCAAACTGAGGCTCTTGAAAAAATTGAGCAAGCTGCAAATTTGAAGGAGCTTAACGACATTCGTGTTTCATATTTAGGGAAAAAAGGTCCTATCACAGAAGTCCTTAGAGGAATGGGAAAGCTTTCTGCTGAAGAACGTCCAAAAATGGGTGCACTCGTCAATGAAGTGCGTGAGGAAATTGCAAGCAAAATCGAAGCAAAGCAACAACATTTAGAAGCAGCAGCAATCAACGAAAGACTTGCAGCTGAAACAATTGACGTTACCTTGCCTGGACGACCTGTTAAAACAGGAAATCACCATCCACTGACAAGAATTATTGAAGAAATTGAAGATTTATTCGTAGGCATGGGCTATACGATTGCCGAAGGACCAGAAGTTGAATCGGATTATTACAACTTTGAAGCATTAAATCTTCCAAAAGGACATCCAGCACGCGATATGCAAGATTCGTTCTATATTACAGAGGATATTCTGCTTCGTACCCATACGTCTCCAATGCAAGCGCGGACAATGGAAAAGAAACAAGGAAAAGGCCCTGTTAAAATTATCTGCCCTGGGAAGGTTTATCGTCGTGATAATGATGATGCGACACACTCCCATCAATTTATGCAAATTGAAGGACTTGTCGTAGACGAGAATATTCGTATGAGCGACCTAAAAGGTACACTTGATGTATTCGCAAAGAAAATGTTCGGTGAAGATCGTGAGATTCGCCTAAGACCTAGCTTCTTTCCTTTTACAGAACCATCTGTTGAGGTGGATATTTCTTGTAAAATATGTAGCGGTAAAGGTTGTAACGTATGTAAAGGAACTGGTTGGATTGAAGTATTAGGAGCAGGCATGGTGCATCCGAATGTACTGGAAATGGCTGGTTTTGATTCGAAAAAATACACTGGGTTTGCATTCGGAATGGGTGCAGAAAGAATTGCGATGTTGAAATATGGTGTTGATGATATTCGTCATTATTATACAAATGACATTCGTTTCTTAAAGCAATTCTCTTTACATGAATCATTATAA
- the pheT gene encoding phenylalanine--tRNA ligase subunit beta, which yields MFVSYKWLQEYVDLTGISASELADKITKSGIEVEGVEVLNEGMKGIVVGHVVEREQHPNADKLSKCQVDLGGEAPVQIICGAPNVAAGQKVAVATVGAVLPGNFKIKKAKLRGEESNGMICSLQELGIESKLVAKEYSEGIFVFPNDTEVGQDALAMLNRDDQILELSLTPNRADALSMLGVAYEVAAILGKEVTLPQAQIEASAEKAADYVKVTVEAEADNPIYTAKIIKNVKIGPSPLWMQTRLMAAGIRPHNNVVDITNYILLEYGQPLHAFDYDRFGSKEVLVRRAQAGEDIITLDDVKRTLAADHLVITNGSVPVALAGVMGGANSEVQADTTTVLLESAYFTGGVIRKASKDHGLRSEASTRYEKGVDPSRVRAAAERAAALIAEYAGGEVLEGTVEVDTYKEGPAVVAITLDKINSVIGTQLTMDEVQDIFKRLQFGVVVDNDLLTVTVPTRRGDITIEEDLIEEVARLYGYDYLPMTLPIGSSNPGYLTDVQQKRRVVRRYLEGAGLYQAVTYSLTSAEKAAQFALEKREPIRLAMPMSEERSMLRLSLVPQLLEGLKYNTARQNDSISLYEVGAVFLANGADVLPDEQEHVAGAITGLWHSHLWQGEKKPVDFFVLKGIVEGMFAKLGLTQQVEYRQAVLDNMHPGRTAAVLLNGVEIGFIGQIHPSLQKELDLKDTYVFELSLSAILAATVEALAYEVIPRFPSITRDIALVVDTERTAGELEQIIIGAGGALLKDVHVFDLYEGDKMEQGKKSIAFSLKYFDPERTLTDEDVTKAHEKVLDAVKEQADAVLRG from the coding sequence ATGTTCGTATCATATAAATGGCTCCAGGAATATGTGGACCTAACTGGAATTTCAGCTAGTGAACTAGCCGATAAAATTACGAAAAGCGGAATTGAAGTTGAGGGTGTTGAAGTCCTTAATGAAGGAATGAAGGGCATTGTGGTTGGTCATGTTGTAGAACGTGAACAGCATCCAAATGCTGATAAATTAAGCAAATGCCAGGTCGACCTTGGTGGAGAAGCGCCTGTCCAAATCATTTGTGGTGCTCCGAATGTTGCAGCAGGTCAAAAGGTGGCTGTTGCGACCGTTGGTGCGGTTCTTCCGGGTAATTTTAAAATAAAAAAAGCAAAGCTGCGCGGAGAAGAATCGAACGGAATGATTTGTTCCTTGCAGGAGCTTGGAATTGAAAGCAAGCTAGTCGCTAAGGAATATTCTGAAGGGATCTTTGTTTTTCCGAATGATACTGAGGTTGGTCAAGATGCGTTGGCTATGTTGAACCGTGACGATCAAATCCTCGAGCTTAGCCTAACACCAAATCGTGCAGATGCATTAAGTATGCTGGGTGTTGCTTATGAGGTAGCTGCTATTTTAGGGAAAGAAGTAACATTACCACAAGCTCAAATCGAAGCTTCAGCCGAAAAAGCAGCTGATTATGTTAAGGTAACAGTTGAAGCAGAGGCTGATAATCCAATTTATACGGCAAAGATTATTAAAAATGTAAAAATTGGCCCATCGCCACTTTGGATGCAAACTCGTCTTATGGCAGCAGGTATTCGTCCACATAACAATGTTGTTGATATTACGAACTATATTTTGCTTGAATATGGTCAACCACTGCATGCGTTCGATTATGATCGCTTTGGTTCAAAAGAAGTGCTAGTTCGTCGTGCGCAGGCTGGAGAAGATATCATTACGTTAGATGATGTAAAGCGGACGTTAGCAGCTGATCATCTTGTCATTACAAACGGCTCCGTTCCTGTTGCATTAGCTGGTGTGATGGGTGGAGCGAACTCTGAAGTTCAGGCAGATACAACAACGGTACTGTTAGAATCGGCCTATTTTACTGGCGGTGTAATCCGCAAAGCATCGAAAGACCATGGCCTGCGCAGTGAAGCAAGCACTCGTTATGAAAAAGGTGTGGATCCTAGCCGCGTCAGAGCCGCGGCAGAACGAGCAGCAGCCTTAATCGCAGAATATGCTGGTGGGGAAGTTCTAGAAGGTACAGTTGAAGTGGATACGTATAAAGAGGGTCCAGCAGTTGTAGCGATTACCCTTGATAAAATTAATTCCGTTATTGGTACACAATTAACAATGGATGAAGTTCAAGATATTTTTAAACGACTTCAATTTGGAGTAGTTGTAGACAATGATTTATTAACGGTTACTGTACCTACTCGTCGTGGTGATATTACGATTGAAGAGGATTTAATTGAAGAAGTTGCTCGTCTTTATGGCTATGATTATTTACCAATGACATTGCCTATCGGTTCATCTAACCCTGGCTATTTAACAGATGTTCAGCAAAAACGTCGAGTAGTGCGTCGCTACTTAGAGGGTGCTGGACTGTATCAAGCTGTTACTTATTCATTAACAAGTGCTGAAAAGGCCGCGCAATTTGCGCTTGAAAAAAGAGAACCAATTCGCCTTGCAATGCCAATGAGTGAAGAGCGTAGTATGCTGCGCTTAAGCCTTGTCCCTCAGCTATTAGAGGGCTTAAAATACAACACAGCTCGTCAAAATGATAGCATTAGCTTGTATGAAGTCGGTGCGGTATTTTTAGCAAATGGAGCTGATGTATTACCTGATGAGCAGGAGCATGTTGCTGGGGCCATTACTGGACTTTGGCATTCACATTTATGGCAAGGAGAAAAGAAACCTGTAGATTTCTTCGTGCTAAAAGGAATTGTCGAAGGAATGTTTGCGAAACTAGGGCTTACGCAGCAGGTGGAGTATCGCCAGGCTGTACTTGATAATATGCACCCAGGTCGTACAGCAGCGGTATTGCTAAATGGTGTTGAAATTGGTTTTATTGGTCAAATTCATCCAAGCTTACAAAAGGAATTGGATTTGAAGGATACGTATGTATTTGAACTATCATTAAGTGCTATATTAGCAGCAACTGTTGAAGCACTAGCATATGAAGTAATTCCTCGTTTCCCATCGATTACAAGAGATATAGCACTCGTGGTTGATACGGAAAGGACAGCTGGTGAATTAGAGCAAATTATCATCGGAGCTGGCGGGGCATTGTTAAAAGATGTTCATGTCTTTGATTTATATGAAGGAGACAAAATGGAGCAGGGTAAAAAGTCGATTGCCTTCTCTTTGAAATACTTTGATCCAGAAAGAACATTAACAGACGAAGATGTAACAAAAGCACATGAAAAGGTGCTAGACGCTGTTAAGGAACAAGCAGACGCAGTATTAAGAGGATAA
- the zapA gene encoding cell division protein ZapA — MSGPGKNRTTVEIFGQQYTIVGTESNSHIRLVASLVDEKMREINASNPSLDSSKLAVLTAVNAVNDLIKLKNLFEQYEEETER; from the coding sequence TTGTCAGGACCTGGGAAAAATCGAACAACAGTAGAAATATTTGGTCAACAATATACCATTGTTGGTACAGAGAGTAACAGCCACATTCGACTTGTTGCCTCGTTGGTAGACGAAAAAATGCGAGAAATTAACGCATCAAACCCGTCACTTGATAGTAGTAAGCTTGCTGTTTTGACTGCTGTAAATGCAGTTAATGATTTAATAAAATTAAAGAATTTATTTGAGCAATATGAGGAAGAAACTGAAAGGTAA
- a CDS encoding CvpA family protein gives MLDLLMIILFISGFFIGLKRGFILQFIHFTGFIIAFIVAKMYMADLAEKLVLWIPYPSFNSSAPIEMIFQDGNLEDAYYRGIAFVIVFFVVKIILQVIGSMLDFIAHLPILKQFNSMAGGILGFVEVFLITFIILYFAALVPIEAIQNALHNSILAESMVKHTPILSQDIKELWIDVKP, from the coding sequence ATGCTTGATCTTCTCATGATTATTTTATTCATTAGCGGTTTTTTCATTGGTTTAAAAAGAGGCTTTATTTTACAATTCATTCATTTTACTGGGTTTATTATTGCATTTATTGTTGCAAAAATGTATATGGCCGATTTAGCTGAAAAGCTGGTCCTGTGGATTCCGTATCCAAGCTTTAATTCAAGTGCACCTATTGAAATGATTTTTCAGGACGGAAACTTAGAGGATGCTTATTACCGAGGGATTGCCTTTGTTATCGTTTTTTTTGTGGTGAAAATTATTTTACAGGTGATCGGTTCTATGCTTGATTTTATTGCTCATTTACCAATTCTGAAGCAATTTAATTCTATGGCTGGCGGTATTTTAGGGTTCGTCGAGGTGTTCCTGATTACTTTTATTATTTTATATTTCGCTGCTTTGGTTCCAATTGAAGCAATTCAAAACGCACTACATAACTCTATTTTGGCAGAAAGTATGGTTAAACATACTCCGATACTGTCACAGGATATTAAAGAACTTTGGATTGATGTTAAACCATAA
- the polX gene encoding DNA polymerase/3'-5' exonuclease PolX, with amino-acid sequence MNVNKKDIIRLLETIAIYMELKGENAFKTAAFRKAAAALEADDRSLTEITDFTALPGIGKGTAAVITEYIDTAQSSVLQELKEEVPAGLIPLLQLPGLGGKKIAKLYKELAIENIGDLEEACREGKVQALAGFGKKTEEKILVSILEVGKRPDRLPIAFMLPIAESIEAELEKFAGVEKFSRAGSLRRMRETIKDLDFIIATKQPERIKEQLLTLPNIKETIAAGNTKVSLTFELTYDISVDFRIVSPEQFATTLHHFTGSKDHNIKMRQLAKERGEKISEYGVENIESGEISTFTSEQEFYEHFGLPWIPPEIREDGSEVEHFSKDTGLISLKDIKGDLHMHSTWSDGAYSIEEMVDACRARGYHYMAITDHSQFLKVANGLTPERLRQQLEHIRKLNEQYDDFTILAGVEMDILPDGTLDYDDELLAQMDLVIASIHSSFSQSKEKIMDRLKTALKNAHVDIIAHPTGRLIGRRTGYDVDIDMLIELAKETNTALELNANPHRLDLAPEALKKAQEAGVMVVINTDAHKIDTLSHMEIGVSVAKKGWIEKSSVLNALSLDELLTFLQRRQ; translated from the coding sequence ATGAATGTAAATAAGAAGGATATCATCCGTTTATTGGAAACGATTGCAATTTATATGGAATTAAAAGGTGAAAATGCATTTAAAACGGCTGCATTTAGGAAGGCTGCCGCGGCACTAGAGGCTGACGACCGAAGCTTAACCGAAATAACGGATTTTACTGCACTCCCAGGAATAGGGAAGGGTACTGCAGCTGTTATTACTGAATACATCGACACAGCCCAATCTTCAGTTTTACAGGAATTAAAAGAAGAGGTACCTGCTGGTTTAATCCCTTTACTTCAGCTTCCAGGATTGGGAGGCAAAAAAATTGCCAAGCTTTATAAGGAACTTGCGATTGAGAATATAGGTGACCTTGAAGAGGCATGTCGAGAAGGAAAGGTCCAAGCATTAGCGGGCTTTGGTAAAAAAACAGAAGAAAAAATATTAGTCTCGATTTTAGAGGTTGGGAAAAGACCAGATCGGTTACCGATTGCCTTTATGCTGCCAATCGCCGAATCGATTGAAGCAGAATTAGAAAAATTTGCTGGTGTTGAGAAATTTTCGAGAGCGGGTAGCCTGCGCAGAATGCGAGAAACAATAAAAGATCTTGATTTTATTATTGCAACAAAACAACCTGAGAGAATTAAAGAACAGCTTCTCACCCTACCAAATATTAAAGAAACCATTGCTGCTGGAAACACAAAGGTCTCGCTAACATTTGAACTTACTTATGATATTTCGGTAGATTTTCGGATTGTTAGTCCTGAACAGTTTGCTACAACTCTCCACCATTTCACAGGTTCAAAGGATCATAATATCAAAATGAGGCAGCTTGCGAAGGAACGTGGCGAGAAAATCAGTGAGTATGGAGTAGAAAATATCGAATCAGGAGAAATTTCCACCTTCACAAGTGAACAGGAATTTTACGAGCATTTCGGATTGCCATGGATTCCGCCCGAAATTCGTGAGGATGGTTCAGAGGTTGAGCATTTTTCAAAGGATACAGGTCTTATTTCATTAAAGGACATTAAAGGTGACCTTCATATGCATTCTACTTGGAGTGATGGCGCCTATTCGATTGAAGAAATGGTTGATGCTTGCCGGGCGAGAGGCTACCATTATATGGCGATTACCGATCATTCACAATTTTTAAAGGTTGCCAATGGGTTAACTCCGGAAAGACTACGTCAGCAGCTTGAACATATTCGAAAGCTAAATGAACAATATGATGATTTTACCATCCTAGCTGGAGTCGAAATGGATATCCTGCCTGATGGGACTCTTGATTACGATGATGAATTGTTAGCACAAATGGATCTTGTCATTGCTTCAATTCATTCATCCTTTTCACAATCAAAGGAAAAAATCATGGATCGCTTGAAAACGGCGCTTAAGAATGCACATGTAGATATTATCGCTCATCCTACAGGCAGGCTAATTGGCCGAAGAACGGGATATGACGTCGACATTGACATGCTGATTGAGCTAGCGAAAGAAACGAATACAGCCTTAGAGCTAAACGCCAATCCACACCGCTTAGACCTCGCACCTGAAGCCTTGAAAAAGGCACAGGAAGCAGGGGTAATGGTCGTGATTAACACAGATGCCCATAAAATCGATACATTAAGTCATATGGAAATAGGGGTCTCGGTTGCGAAAAAAGGCTGGATTGAAAAGTCATCGGTGCTTAACGCATTGTCACTTGATGAGTTACTTACATTTTTACAACGAAGACAGTAA